The following proteins come from a genomic window of Gimesia chilikensis:
- the hisF gene encoding imidazole glycerol phosphate synthase subunit HisF — protein sequence MLAKRIIPCLDVHAGRVVKGVNFVNLQDAGDPVEVAARYEEQGADELVFLDITASHEERDIILDIVRRTSEVIFMPLTVGGGIRTLEDIRALLNAGCDKVSINSSAVKNPDLIREAALRFGSQCIVVNIDPKRVEKDGQEFWEVHVNGGRVPTGLEAIEWARRVEELGAGEIVLTSMDADGTKDGYDLPMTKAVAEAVSIPVVASGGAGCPEHLYQILTEGKASAALAASIFHYGTHPVDETKHYLAERGIPIRFKSEVSLTRS from the coding sequence ATGCTGGCTAAACGCATTATTCCGTGTCTCGATGTGCATGCGGGACGGGTCGTCAAAGGGGTCAACTTCGTTAATCTGCAGGACGCCGGCGATCCGGTCGAGGTCGCTGCCCGCTACGAAGAACAGGGGGCCGACGAGCTGGTCTTCCTGGATATTACCGCCAGCCATGAAGAACGTGACATCATCCTGGATATCGTGCGTCGCACGTCCGAAGTCATCTTCATGCCTCTCACTGTCGGCGGGGGCATCCGCACGCTGGAAGACATTCGCGCCCTGCTGAATGCGGGCTGTGACAAGGTATCCATCAATTCTTCGGCTGTGAAAAATCCGGACCTGATCCGCGAGGCGGCCCTGCGATTCGGCAGCCAGTGTATCGTGGTGAATATCGATCCCAAGCGGGTAGAGAAAGACGGACAGGAATTCTGGGAAGTACACGTTAATGGCGGACGCGTTCCCACCGGACTGGAAGCGATCGAGTGGGCCAGACGAGTTGAAGAACTGGGTGCGGGGGAAATCGTCCTCACATCGATGGACGCAGATGGTACGAAAGACGGCTACGATTTACCGATGACCAAGGCCGTCGCGGAAGCGGTTTCCATTCCGGTCGTCGCCAGTGGTGGTGCCGGCTGCCCTGAACACTTATATCAAATCTTAACCGAAGGGAAAGCCAGTGCAGCGCTGGCCGCCAGTATTTTCCATTATGGCACCCATCCTGTTGACGAAACCAAACACTATCTGGCTGAGCGGGGAATTCCGATCCGTTTCAAAAGCGAAGTTTCACTCACACGGTCGTAA
- a CDS encoding DUF1559 domain-containing protein, whose amino-acid sequence MRRHQWQRRGFTLIELLVVIAIIAILIALLLPAVQQAREAARRSTCKNNLKQMGLALHNYHEAFGCFPPGQIRGWNGTVELGSGASWGALILPYMDQAPLYNKLNFNIGIYEGTNKTAINAVSGLSIVLCPSDTDRAPTRSIHSSSTPNYMSSIPSTSYFGSIGGFQNGDSTDPRLSGGFFTYDRARPTKIASISDGTSNTIAVGEKSYQVWTGGSWLGVQHNTYQTSSPGNDTACCQDWYLGAGIYPMTNQLTPGLGSTNWRYGSVHTGGAHFLMADGAVRFISENIQHIVSTRSASTCATNNCGCEWSNDANACAPGAPGGWNDKAYLGNHFGIYQRLHHRNDGLTLGDF is encoded by the coding sequence ATGAGACGTCATCAATGGCAAAGACGAGGTTTTACCCTGATTGAGTTGCTGGTGGTGATTGCCATCATCGCGATCCTGATTGCCCTGCTGCTACCGGCAGTCCAGCAGGCGCGCGAGGCGGCACGCAGAAGCACCTGTAAAAATAATCTCAAGCAGATGGGCCTGGCACTCCATAATTATCATGAAGCCTTTGGTTGTTTTCCTCCGGGACAGATTCGCGGCTGGAATGGTACTGTCGAACTGGGAAGCGGTGCTTCCTGGGGGGCCTTGATTCTACCCTACATGGATCAGGCACCGCTGTATAACAAACTCAATTTTAACATCGGAATCTATGAGGGAACCAACAAAACCGCGATCAATGCTGTTTCCGGTTTAAGTATTGTGCTGTGTCCCAGTGATACTGACCGGGCTCCGACACGCAGCATCCATTCTTCGAGTACGCCCAACTATATGAGCTCAATCCCGAGCACCAGTTATTTCGGCAGCATCGGCGGTTTCCAGAATGGAGACAGTACAGATCCCCGGCTTTCCGGTGGCTTTTTCACCTATGATCGGGCACGCCCCACCAAGATTGCCTCCATCAGCGATGGGACCTCGAACACGATTGCCGTCGGTGAAAAGTCTTACCAGGTCTGGACCGGTGGCTCATGGCTGGGCGTGCAACATAATACCTATCAGACTTCGAGTCCGGGGAATGATACCGCCTGCTGCCAGGACTGGTACCTGGGAGCGGGGATCTATCCGATGACCAATCAGCTCACTCCCGGTCTGGGCAGCACGAACTGGCGGTATGGCAGTGTGCATACGGGCGGCGCACATTTCCTGATGGCTGATGGAGCTGTACGTTTCATTTCCGAAAACATTCAGCACATCGTTTCTACCCGCAGCGCTTCTACCTGTGCCACGAATAACTGTGGTTGTGAATGGAGCAATGACGCCAACGCTTGCGCGCCAGGTGCACCAGGGGGCTGGAATGACAAAGCTTATCTCGGTAATCACTTTGGCATCTATCAGCGGCTGCATCACAGAAATGATGGATTGACCCTCGGCGATTTTTAA
- a CDS encoding DUF1559 domain-containing protein, producing the protein MKQRTTLRGFTLIELLVVIAIIAILIALLLPAVQQAREAARRSTCKNNLKQIGLALHNYHDTHQLFPYATANPGNCIPADPNATITNHTGWLYLLPFMDQANLYNQFNFSAATGQHNKTSNTLAGGSSITTGNAQLGTNIIPILLCPSDDGGSTYSGADTNYGTGVANSARTSYGFSVTTGEYWGGNCTYWVNESKTNRTMFGANSKCKIRDIKDGTSNTVAVAETTLDVDDGECQIWAASSHVGMGVMLKASRGINEFRCCTWRTPPNAQFQPGRLGEWGEPGSTHTGGMHVLLADGAVRFISENIDTNTRLNLANISDGNPLGEF; encoded by the coding sequence ATGAAACAACGCACAACCTTGCGCGGTTTTACTCTGATTGAACTTCTGGTGGTGATTGCCATCATCGCGATTCTGATTGCCTTGTTACTCCCCGCTGTTCAACAGGCCCGTGAAGCCGCCCGTCGCTCTACCTGTAAAAATAACCTGAAGCAGATCGGACTGGCTCTGCATAACTATCACGACACGCACCAGCTCTTCCCGTATGCAACCGCGAACCCCGGTAACTGTATCCCAGCAGACCCGAATGCCACGATCACCAATCATACCGGCTGGCTCTACCTGCTCCCTTTCATGGATCAGGCGAACCTCTACAACCAGTTCAATTTCAGTGCGGCGACCGGGCAGCATAACAAAACCTCGAATACCCTGGCCGGCGGTAGCTCGATCACTACCGGGAATGCCCAGCTGGGAACGAACATCATTCCGATTCTGCTTTGTCCCTCAGATGATGGCGGCTCGACCTATTCGGGGGCTGATACGAATTATGGCACCGGCGTAGCCAACTCGGCCCGCACCAGTTACGGGTTCAGTGTGACCACTGGTGAGTACTGGGGGGGGAACTGTACCTACTGGGTGAATGAAAGCAAAACCAACCGCACCATGTTTGGTGCGAATTCCAAGTGCAAAATCCGCGATATCAAAGATGGAACCAGCAACACCGTCGCGGTTGCTGAGACGACCCTGGATGTCGATGACGGCGAGTGTCAGATCTGGGCTGCCTCTTCACATGTGGGGATGGGGGTCATGCTGAAAGCCAGCCGGGGCATCAATGAATTTCGCTGCTGCACCTGGCGAACTCCTCCTAATGCTCAGTTTCAACCAGGACGCCTGGGAGAATGGGGAGAGCCGGGCAGTACCCATACCGGTGGAATGCACGTTCTGCTGGCGGATGGCGCAGTCCGGTTTATCAGCGAAAATATCGATACCAACACGCGTCTCAATCTGGCCAATATCTCTGATGGGAATCCCCTGGGAGAATTTTAA
- a CDS encoding DUF1559 domain-containing protein, protein MRQKLFKRGFTLIELLVVIAIIAILIALLLPAVQQAREAARRSTCKNNLKQIGLALHNYHDTHRVFPYATANPGTCTTAGGATITNHTGWLYLLPFMDQANLYNQYNFSAATGSRNDVSGTLAGGGAIASGNAVLGTNVIPILICPSDDGGAQYAPASTAYGTGVANSARTSYGFSVTNAHDTGACNLWTLEGKTSRAMFGISSNCQVRDVKDGTSNTVAVVETTLDVDDGECQSWAAASHVGLGTNFKSSRGINEFRCCTWRTPPMQQFQPGRLGEWGDPGSTHVGGLHVLMGDGAVRFVSENIDTTTRNNLANISDGNVLGEF, encoded by the coding sequence ATGCGACAGAAATTATTCAAGCGGGGCTTCACCTTGATCGAACTGCTGGTGGTGATTGCCATCATTGCGATCCTGATTGCTCTGCTCTTGCCGGCGGTACAACAGGCGCGTGAAGCAGCCCGCAGATCAACGTGCAAAAACAACCTGAAGCAGATCGGTCTGGCACTGCACAACTACCATGACACCCATCGCGTATTCCCCTATGCCACTGCCAATCCTGGTACCTGCACAACCGCAGGTGGAGCCACTATCACGAACCATACCGGCTGGCTTTATCTGCTGCCTTTCATGGACCAGGCAAACCTGTATAACCAGTACAATTTCAGTGCTGCCACAGGATCACGAAACGATGTCAGCGGGACGCTGGCAGGTGGAGGCGCGATTGCCAGCGGGAATGCGGTTCTTGGTACGAATGTCATTCCGATCCTGATCTGCCCTTCTGATGATGGCGGGGCTCAGTATGCTCCTGCCAGTACAGCCTACGGAACCGGAGTTGCCAATTCCGCGCGCACCAGCTATGGCTTCAGTGTGACGAACGCCCACGACACGGGGGCCTGTAATCTCTGGACTTTGGAAGGTAAAACCTCACGCGCCATGTTCGGGATCAGCTCAAACTGTCAGGTTCGTGATGTCAAAGATGGTACCAGTAACACAGTCGCTGTCGTAGAGACCACACTGGATGTCGATGATGGTGAATGCCAGTCCTGGGCGGCTGCGTCGCATGTAGGTCTGGGGACCAATTTCAAGTCAAGCCGGGGTATCAATGAATTCCGTTGCTGCACTTGGAGAACTCCGCCTATGCAACAGTTTCAGCCTGGCCGTCTTGGTGAATGGGGCGATCCCGGCAGTACCCATGTGGGCGGGTTGCATGTGTTGATGGGTGACGGTGCTGTTCGATTTGTCAGTGAAAACATCGATACGACGACTCGTAATAATCTGGCGAATATCTCTGACGGAAACGTTCTCGGAGAATTCTAA
- a CDS encoding carboxypeptidase-like regulatory domain-containing protein has translation MLKLNRQMAVLLMTVGLLSGCGGHTSEVPDDLVPVTGTVKLDGEPKANITVIFNPGKKTSGTGGYGVTDQDGKYTLTHRSNKPGVEPGEYVVTFSMMGLPDGSPIPEGKDAADVGAVQLLPEKYTNPNREMNLTIATVAAPSATLDYEIKSK, from the coding sequence ATGTTGAAATTGAATAGACAGATGGCCGTTCTGCTGATGACGGTCGGCTTACTGAGTGGTTGTGGTGGTCACACTTCAGAGGTTCCCGATGATCTTGTCCCCGTTACGGGGACCGTAAAACTGGATGGCGAGCCGAAGGCGAATATTACCGTTATCTTCAACCCGGGAAAGAAGACCTCCGGAACGGGTGGGTATGGTGTGACTGATCAAGATGGTAAGTACACGCTGACTCACCGCAGCAATAAGCCTGGAGTAGAACCGGGAGAGTATGTTGTCACTTTCTCTATGATGGGCCTGCCAGACGGAAGTCCCATTCCTGAAGGGAAAGATGCGGCCGATGTGGGGGCAGTGCAGTTACTGCCCGAGAAGTACACGAATCCCAACCGTGAGATGAATCTGACCATCGCTACGGTGGCAGCGCCCTCTGCAACTCTGGATTACGAAATTAAATCAAAATAA
- a CDS encoding DUF1559 domain-containing protein, translating into MLQLKKRRAFTLIELLVVIAIIAILIALLLPAVQQAREAARRSTCKNNLKQIGLALHNYHDAHKVFPYSVSHPHSITSGSASTAFGLNHRGWLMLLPYIDQANLYNQFNFSLAASTGAPSAKPVPGNILPGAAGNANDQVISKIIPAFMCPSDDNDTHYRTTSSAHYSIAPGSSTQTAAYTNYDFSTTRTSSSASNWLLEGRTTRRMFGINACAQIRDVKDGMSNTVAVAETIRWTFNGVSQTWGHAKWVGHGVDLTYGNGINYWKCCSWYSPPNVSGTVGRLGDWSSVGSLHTGGAHVLMGDGAVRFVSENLDATTRNRLAYIADGNPIGEF; encoded by the coding sequence ATGCTGCAGCTCAAAAAAAGGCGTGCGTTCACACTGATCGAATTGCTGGTCGTCATCGCGATTATCGCAATTCTGATCGCTCTCTTATTGCCTGCCGTTCAGCAGGCCCGTGAAGCAGCCCGTCGCTCGACTTGTAAAAACAATCTGAAACAGATTGGACTGGCCCTGCACAACTATCACGATGCACACAAGGTATTTCCTTATTCTGTGTCGCATCCGCATAGTATTACGTCAGGATCCGCCAGTACTGCGTTTGGCCTGAATCATCGTGGATGGTTGATGCTGTTGCCTTACATTGATCAGGCAAACCTCTACAACCAGTTTAACTTCAGCCTGGCAGCCAGTACCGGGGCTCCGTCTGCGAAGCCTGTACCTGGCAATATTCTGCCTGGGGCAGCCGGCAATGCGAACGATCAGGTGATCTCGAAGATCATTCCTGCATTCATGTGTCCTTCCGATGACAATGATACGCACTATCGTACGACAAGCAGCGCTCATTACTCAATCGCACCTGGTAGTTCCACTCAGACTGCGGCTTACACGAACTACGATTTCAGCACAACTCGTACATCCAGTTCCGCCAGCAACTGGCTGCTGGAAGGTCGGACGACCCGTCGGATGTTCGGTATCAATGCCTGTGCTCAGATTCGTGATGTCAAAGACGGAATGAGTAACACAGTCGCTGTCGCCGAAACAATCAGATGGACCTTCAACGGGGTATCGCAGACGTGGGGCCACGCGAAATGGGTGGGCCATGGTGTCGACCTGACTTACGGTAACGGTATCAATTACTGGAAATGCTGTTCCTGGTACTCACCACCAAATGTCAGTGGAACCGTGGGCCGATTGGGTGACTGGTCTTCCGTGGGCAGTTTACACACCGGTGGGGCCCATGTCTTAATGGGCGATGGTGCAGTTCGCTTTGTTAGTGAGAACTTGGATGCCACCACTCGTAATCGGCTTGCCTACATTGCCGATGGAAACCCGATTGGTGAATTCTAA
- a CDS encoding carboxypeptidase-like regulatory domain-containing protein, with protein MLKYRLLLSCLLLCLTGCGGGGGDESTLDVYPVNGTVTVDGKPLPSVTVFFMPAEGTSGLGAGGVTDETGAFTLKYKDDRDGVPEGTYRVLFSRLVKPDGSSIGNDEIAIDVGAVNQIADIYNDPEKTPVSATVGKTNEPYKFEVKSKGK; from the coding sequence ATGCTGAAATATCGACTACTTTTGAGCTGTTTGCTTCTCTGCCTGACAGGATGTGGTGGTGGAGGTGGCGACGAATCGACCCTTGATGTTTACCCTGTGAACGGGACTGTGACTGTAGACGGAAAGCCATTGCCTTCTGTGACAGTCTTTTTCATGCCTGCGGAAGGAACCTCAGGATTAGGTGCAGGCGGGGTGACCGATGAAACAGGGGCTTTTACTCTGAAGTATAAAGATGACCGGGACGGTGTTCCTGAAGGGACTTATCGAGTCCTGTTTTCCCGCCTGGTCAAACCGGACGGCAGTTCCATCGGAAACGATGAGATCGCGATTGATGTGGGCGCCGTAAATCAAATCGCAGATATCTATAACGATCCCGAGAAAACACCAGTTTCTGCCACGGTTGGCAAGACGAATGAACCTTATAAATTTGAAGTCAAAAGCAAAGGGAAATGA
- a CDS encoding carboxypeptidase regulatory-like domain-containing protein, producing the protein MSLKPCLLLILTCCLGCSGGSDVELGKVTGLVTMNGEPLADAIVVFKPAEGNPSTGRTDSNGNYDLTYLGNSPGAIVGKHSVRITTGQPLGEMAGVNADTDFASMDSADTIDISTPPAESEADVTMRRARPKPKKTGKEVIPARYNTKTELQAEVTDGENVIDFDLSID; encoded by the coding sequence ATGTCACTAAAACCCTGCCTGTTGCTTATCTTGACCTGCTGCCTGGGATGCTCTGGTGGATCTGATGTAGAACTAGGCAAAGTGACCGGGCTGGTCACAATGAATGGAGAGCCCCTGGCTGATGCCATCGTGGTTTTCAAGCCGGCAGAGGGTAATCCTTCGACAGGCAGAACGGACAGCAATGGAAATTACGACCTGACTTATCTGGGAAATTCGCCCGGCGCTATCGTGGGCAAACATTCCGTCAGGATCACCACGGGACAACCACTGGGAGAAATGGCCGGAGTCAATGCTGACACGGATTTCGCCAGCATGGATTCAGCCGACACCATCGACATTTCGACTCCTCCAGCCGAATCTGAAGCTGATGTCACCATGAGACGCGCCCGACCCAAGCCGAAAAAAACCGGCAAAGAAGTGATCCCCGCCAGGTACAATACCAAGACGGAGCTTCAGGCAGAGGTCACTGACGGGGAAAATGTCATCGACTTTGATCTGTCGATCGATTAG
- a CDS encoding DUF1559 domain-containing protein — translation MKRLTQKKRGFTLIELLVVIAIIAILIALLLPAVQQAREAARRSTCKNNLKQIGLALHNYHDTHRIFPQMHVESRRTAADDIPTESYLAWTVMLLPFMDQTPLYNKINFDAAWRDSSGTLLQPTLVKTSIPPLNCPSDPMDNGINTNIGSYGKSNYPGIYSPCDINPTSGTGRCYNGAFNNHTARRLRDFTDGPSNVIMVGERTTEDRGSGGVWMGTSVVTTNASAGNYGNWPWHTALVRTWQGASATPDPSTIYLINGINNNDGLRYAWSLSSSHEGGCHFLLGDGGVRFISENIDGNLLVYLAGINDKNVIGEF, via the coding sequence ATGAAACGACTCACACAAAAGAAACGAGGCTTTACCCTGATTGAATTGCTGGTCGTGATCGCGATTATTGCGATCCTGATCGCACTACTGCTCCCTGCAGTTCAACAGGCCCGTGAAGCTGCCCGTCGCTCGACCTGTAAAAACAATCTCAAGCAGATTGGCCTCGCGCTGCATAACTACCACGATACACACCGTATCTTCCCACAGATGCACGTTGAAAGTCGTCGTACTGCAGCGGATGACATCCCCACGGAAAGCTATCTGGCCTGGACCGTCATGTTGCTTCCATTCATGGACCAGACCCCCTTGTACAACAAGATTAACTTCGATGCCGCCTGGCGTGATTCCTCAGGCACATTACTGCAACCCACGTTGGTCAAAACATCGATCCCCCCCCTCAACTGCCCTTCTGACCCGATGGATAACGGTATCAATACCAACATTGGTTCCTACGGCAAGAGCAACTATCCGGGAATTTACTCTCCCTGCGACATCAACCCCACCAGCGGCACAGGACGATGCTATAACGGCGCATTCAATAATCATACAGCCCGACGCCTGCGTGATTTTACGGATGGTCCCAGTAACGTCATTATGGTTGGCGAACGCACCACGGAAGACCGGGGATCAGGAGGGGTCTGGATGGGGACTTCTGTTGTCACTACGAATGCCAGTGCAGGCAATTATGGCAACTGGCCCTGGCATACTGCCCTGGTGCGTACCTGGCAGGGTGCCTCTGCAACACCAGACCCATCTACAATTTATCTGATCAACGGGATCAACAACAACGACGGACTGCGTTATGCCTGGTCATTAAGCAGTTCTCATGAAGGTGGTTGTCACTTCCTGCTGGGAGATGGCGGTGTCAGATTTATCAGTGAAAACATTGACGGAAATCTGCTCGTCTATCTGGCAGGCATCAACGACAAAAATGTGATTGGGGAATTCTAA
- a CDS encoding sialidase family protein translates to MSSRTVIWKFVMAGLLPISFLGAAEQSADSLVKQGKATRALQLPPAKDNPRNSEGDFITLKDGRILFVYTHFTDGAADHSSAYLAGRYSSDGGKTWTAEDETIMPNDAQQNIMSVSLLRLHDGSIALFYLRKNSIHDLRPVMRISRDEGATWSEATEIIPASEVGYYVMNNDRVIQLQDGRLVLPLALHQNLPGSNRFNPNARFLCYYSDDLGKSWHRGQAAEVETQPGKKQPYMQEPGIVQLKDGTVMGFCRTNGGSQYVATSKDGGKTFSTLKPSQIISPVSPASIERIPSTGDLLLVWNNHKDIRPELRGKRTPLTIAISKDEGQTWELVQNVEDNPNGWYCYTAIEFTKDGVLLGHCAGDRTKNNGLAESQITLIPLSAIYGKD, encoded by the coding sequence ATGAGTAGTCGCACAGTGATCTGGAAGTTTGTAATGGCAGGTCTGTTACCGATCTCATTTCTGGGTGCTGCTGAGCAATCAGCCGATTCACTGGTGAAGCAAGGCAAAGCCACACGTGCGCTGCAGCTGCCTCCTGCAAAAGATAACCCCCGCAACAGTGAAGGGGACTTCATTACCCTCAAAGATGGTCGCATCCTGTTTGTCTACACCCATTTTACCGATGGCGCCGCCGATCACTCTTCTGCTTACCTGGCCGGACGTTACTCCTCTGATGGTGGTAAAACCTGGACCGCAGAGGATGAAACGATCATGCCGAACGACGCGCAACAGAACATCATGTCTGTTTCACTGCTGCGTCTGCACGATGGTTCGATCGCGCTGTTCTACCTGCGGAAGAACTCCATTCATGATCTCCGACCGGTGATGCGGATCAGCCGTGATGAAGGAGCTACCTGGAGTGAAGCGACCGAAATCATTCCTGCATCAGAAGTCGGTTACTATGTCATGAATAATGATCGGGTGATTCAGTTACAGGATGGTCGACTGGTACTGCCTTTAGCGTTGCATCAGAATCTGCCTGGTTCGAACCGCTTCAATCCCAATGCCCGTTTTCTCTGTTACTATTCTGATGACCTGGGAAAGAGCTGGCACCGCGGCCAGGCAGCTGAAGTCGAGACGCAACCCGGCAAGAAGCAACCTTACATGCAGGAACCGGGAATCGTTCAGCTTAAAGACGGAACGGTTATGGGGTTCTGCCGCACGAATGGTGGCAGCCAGTATGTGGCCACATCGAAAGATGGGGGAAAAACATTTTCCACACTCAAGCCCTCGCAGATCATCTCCCCTGTCTCACCCGCGTCGATCGAGCGTATTCCCTCCACTGGCGATCTGCTGCTGGTCTGGAATAATCACAAGGACATTCGTCCGGAGCTCCGCGGTAAGCGTACTCCCCTGACGATCGCCATCTCAAAGGATGAGGGGCAGACCTGGGAACTCGTCCAGAATGTAGAAGACAATCCCAACGGGTGGTACTGTTACACTGCGATAGAATTTACAAAGGATGGCGTGCTGCTCGGACATTGTGCCGGAGACCGAACTAAGAACAACGGTCTGGCAGAATCTCAGATTACTTTGATTCCCCTCTCGGCGATTTACGGAAAAGACTAA
- a CDS encoding right-handed parallel beta-helix repeat-containing protein: MPASSVSRRQFLGAALATGLGSAATGKLAAGQKPAVNDPRATDGDQRFEPNWDERLSISVGTDKGDIVGSSDKALQAAIDYIAGKGGGTVQILPGTFTLRNALHLPSHIRLLGSGPETIITKGPSETVAISEDSDWYDQEITLEKSAGFQVGDGVVLVTKNPSTGGQDVIKRTLVARSGNRFKLNDGLRKNVWLSGKPTVASLFPLLASEYTRDVVIENLTLDGNRKNNTNLNGNYGGCIFLQDCNRYSIRNVTARNYNGDGISFQICHDVKVENCHSHDHEGLGVHPGSGSQRPLIQNNRFENNHIGLFWCWGVKYGLAEKNQLTGNDIGISIGHNDTDNVMRENIVADSKQVGILFRNDARGKNFWANRNTVVKNQILNSGAANGVAIDITGRTSDLVIKENLISEQRQPMQRTGIRIGPEAGKIELADNKIEGFMKSIDDQRQAT; this comes from the coding sequence ATGCCTGCATCGTCCGTATCCCGCCGTCAGTTTCTCGGAGCCGCACTCGCTACTGGATTGGGATCAGCTGCGACTGGAAAGCTGGCCGCAGGTCAGAAGCCAGCGGTAAACGATCCGCGGGCCACCGATGGCGATCAACGGTTTGAACCGAACTGGGACGAGCGACTGTCGATCTCCGTGGGAACCGACAAAGGGGACATCGTAGGCAGCAGTGACAAAGCGTTGCAGGCCGCCATCGACTATATCGCCGGCAAAGGGGGCGGTACGGTTCAGATCCTGCCCGGCACGTTCACATTGCGTAATGCCCTGCATCTGCCCTCTCATATCCGTCTGCTGGGAAGTGGCCCCGAGACGATCATCACCAAAGGCCCATCGGAAACGGTGGCGATTTCTGAAGACTCGGACTGGTACGATCAGGAGATCACACTGGAGAAGTCGGCCGGTTTCCAGGTAGGCGATGGTGTCGTGCTGGTCACAAAGAATCCGAGTACCGGCGGACAGGATGTCATAAAACGCACACTCGTGGCGCGCTCGGGAAATCGTTTCAAGTTGAATGATGGTCTGCGGAAAAATGTCTGGCTTTCCGGAAAGCCGACGGTTGCTTCACTGTTCCCGCTGCTGGCCAGCGAATATACCCGCGATGTTGTGATCGAAAATCTGACGCTGGACGGCAATCGGAAAAACAATACCAACCTCAACGGCAACTACGGGGGTTGCATCTTTCTGCAGGATTGCAATCGCTACTCAATTCGGAATGTCACCGCGCGCAACTACAACGGGGACGGCATCAGCTTCCAGATCTGTCACGATGTGAAAGTCGAAAACTGCCACAGTCATGATCACGAGGGACTGGGCGTGCATCCCGGCTCCGGTTCACAACGCCCCCTGATTCAGAATAACCGCTTCGAGAACAATCATATTGGACTGTTCTGGTGCTGGGGTGTGAAATACGGACTGGCCGAAAAGAATCAGCTGACGGGAAATGATATCGGCATCTCTATCGGTCACAACGATACCGACAATGTGATGCGTGAGAATATTGTCGCCGACAGCAAGCAGGTGGGGATTCTGTTCCGCAACGACGCCCGCGGCAAGAATTTCTGGGCGAACCGGAATACCGTGGTCAAAAATCAGATCCTCAACAGCGGTGCCGCGAATGGTGTGGCCATTGATATTACGGGCCGCACTTCGGATCTGGTCATCAAAGAAAACCTGATCAGCGAGCAACGCCAGCCGATGCAGCGGACCGGGATCCGCATTGGTCCGGAGGCAGGCAAGATAGAGCTGGCAGACAACAAGATTGAGGGCTTCATGAAGTCGATTGACGATCAACGTCAGGCGACCTGA